DNA sequence from the Solea solea chromosome 12, fSolSol10.1, whole genome shotgun sequence genome:
AAACAGTTGAAACATGAACTTGCCAGAACCACCTGATTGTTGGGTCTCCTTTTTACCTGTCATTATTAAATGAACAACAGTCACATGATTAGGTGGTACTTGTACCTGTTGTAAAGCAGCTGGCACATTTCCCAAAGGTATATACTTATAAATCTACTGTCCAGCATTAAACAGCTTCTTTCTGCCCTCCATCCCAGACATAGCATCCACGTTCTTACGCCAGTCAGTCACTTCCTCTTTCTGTGTggtaaaagtgtaaaatagaATCTAGATCACAATTCCGAAAGAACTTATAGTCTTACAGTCTTATACTATAGTGCACTATAGGTTTGTGTCATTAGTAAGCCGTAAAAACATGAAGTGAGCAGATGATATTTGGcttgttacattcaaacatccttaccttttcctcctccttcttcacaGTCTTGAGGTTGGCCTTGAAGTCCACAGACTCTTTGACCTTACAGCCCAGCAAAGCTCCCAGCATGGCGTCAGCAGAAACCCTCACCCTCCTCAGGTTTGGTCTCTTCATCTTCCCCTTTAACTCAAAGATCTTCTGAGACAGGTCCTGTACCTTTTTTGACAAACAAATGCACAGCATTACTAtaacattaatttattttttagcattgaatctatttttttttagtgaataGACACATGATATTCAGTATTAGTATTGGTCAAAATGACTGGTTTTAGATCTCGTGGGGGGAAATCCGGGAAAtcatgaaaatacaaaaacccTAAAAGTCCCACAAAGGTATCAGAACTGGAcatgaaaaagtggtatcaaGCCACCCCTGAGTGCAACTTTTGACCTCTGTAATTACTACAGTACTGCATCGCGTGTGTTCTTGAAGATCAGTACCACTACACTGTTCCATTTATCAGGCATTTTCTCCATGACTGTGTGAATCTGGTCAAAAAGTCACACTGCGCTCTCTCCTATACATCTCCATACCTCCACAGGATTATCACCtggaccaactgcctttccacCCTTCACTTGTTAGAACATTTCTagctcagtctctctgtctAGCCAATTGATACCTTCTCTCCTACTCTCCTTTATTAATGTCTACCATCTCATAGAATTCATTATAATCATCTTCCTTTGCCACTTCACTCTTTGCTGCACACCTAGACTTCCAGTACTCCTGCCTACTTTCTTCATCTCTTCATAAATAAAGCTAACATGGTTTTTGGCAAATATCACTTACCTCTTTATCATTTTTCGTCACTTTGGCAGCAATGTCATACCGCACTTCATCTACCACATCTATTTTCTGGTGTAGTTCTTTGCAGAGGGTCTGTGGACATAAACCTTTAGTGCATTTGTTCTGAAGTTTGGATATATTCATGGACATGTGGCATGGCAGaataacatgtttgtgtatttggaaatacagtatacataaccataaatgtatataaatgtatgcaGTGTCTTATTGTAGAATTAATTTGATACGGATTACACCAAAGACAATGCTATGTATAAAAGTAATTGTTCATTGTAAGAGATGGTGCTTATTAaggtgaaattaaaaacaaacttaattgCTTGTGGCTCAGGACCTTTAAGTGTTATTTCTCACAACCTACAATCAGATTATAAGATTAAAGCACTTCAGCGATAGACTATATACCTGTAGATCCTGTACAGACAGGCCTGACATTTGGAGGGATGGGACTCTCTCAGCAAGGGTTCTTTCTCTTTCGTCTTTTCTGACTTGCTTTTCACTCTCCAGCATAGTCATGGCTTTCTTTAGCAGTTTGGTCTGGTGCACAGCACATAGACAAAATTACACCTCAGTCAGCCAGACAATTTTCAGTATAGACAACGTAATTCGAGAcagtgacataaaaacacataacaTACCTTCAAGAACAGTCTTCGAGATGCAGAAATCTTTGGCTTTGGTTTCTACAaaagacaacaatgaacagtttattcagatttttttacagtagattatatattgtatatagtatttatatatatatatatatatatatatacacatatatatactgttgaCTTGATTTTAGTCTGACTCTTATGCAAGTCTTCATTGTGTTTACAAATCAAGAGATTATGATACATCCTCTGAGCAGCACTATGTCCTCAGGGCAATAAATGCTACTGTGACTCAAATTCAGAGAGTAAGAAGATAGTTCTGCACAAGGGAATCAATTGATGTTGCGTCAGACCCCTAAATAACGATCTTTGTGGAAAAATGAATTAAGTTTTATGCTGAATTTACAACATTTCTTATTGATTGATAAGTAAATAGGTGTTAGTGGCAGTATTCATAGCTttaagtcacaaaaaaacaaaatggaaatagCAAAAGCTGTTTTACTTGGTTACATGTTGATATtgaatatgtgtatatatatatgtatatatacagtatatattataaatattttttttttttttatttaaaatttaaagcACCCATCCTGTAAAATTCCCAGTTAGATTAATCCCATAACCATTGCCAcaaatttaacaatttaatgATCAACTCACCGGTGGCCTGTACAGTATAGGATGGATGGTGTCCACATAGAAAGAGAAAAAGTAGAATTATAACAGAATAATGTTACATCTGTTTGTAATTTAAAGAGCCATGGTCATGGTATGATGATGAGCGATAGTGAGATCTGGGTACTTACGCTTCAGACATGACTGCAATTTAGTGTGTCTCCCCTATTTAAATCCACCAAGAAGATAGAAAATGATAAGTGTGAATTATTAATAACACAGACACATCAATTTACCAAGTGGAATTAGAAACAACGAATCAGATTTAAATAGTTCTAAGCTAGAAACTCCACATACCTTGGTTGTAGATACATAGCATGAGACTTAAAGTTATGAAATTGTATAAAggtcaaactaaaaaaaacaactaatacTAATGGGCAGTATGCTTTTTGCTATGCATATTTAATCACTTTTGATTAATTAAGAAGAAACTTTGTCCTAATATAGATTATTAAACTCAGAAGAAATGCAGTGCAAAACAATTataatagtttgtttttcaaaagtcAAACACTGTGAAGTATTATTTACAGCTGCAAATTCTGCTCACGATCCAGATCCGAGAAAGACAGCTGTTATTGCTGTTCCCTAAATAACttataaaatgtcttaaaaacattttatattttgtttatcaGAGCAACTGCTTTCAGTTTAGACAAAGTACAACATGTTAATTAACAGAATTAACTGAAATCCTGAGATACTGTGTAATATTTCTATGATAAGAATCCTTACCTTACCGGCTGAGAAATAGTCAcaggcttgtttttttgtgacaacGAAGACAGAAAGAGGGTAGATATATAGATTCCAGCACTCATGTGAGTGGCTCACTAAAATAGACcctctgtcctcaccattctTGCTCTGGGTCTGAGGTATGAGGTGTGAAAGGTCTTAGGACAATCCAATGACGCTTTCTTGAGAGATGAGGGAGAGATTGAAGACTGACGTAGCTTTAGTCAAATAATATGtatatgaaataaagaaaatggatGCTAGAAACAATTCACATGAGTACGTATATTCATGGACAACATAAGGCAGGATCATTGAGGTTTTATTGAGAACATTGCTGGTTTACAGCCTTGCACATATAATAGAGGACACATATAAATAGAACTCCTACAAATACTGCAATTAcactatttaaataataatttagctGTATATCTTTGATTGCCAAAAAATGTTATATCTGACAAACTTGGACAAAATTATTTATTGATATACTGTTAGGTGTTAATTTATGAAGGATAATCCTCACAGACCTGTGTTGACACAGTCAACTCCACTGAGACTGAGGACACTGAAAATAAGTTTGAAAGAATTATGCTGCCATCTCAAGGCTGATCACTGTAATTACTTTGTCACCAATACGCAACAGCCTATAATGAAGTTTATTTAATAAAGTCAAGTAACTCAAATACAAACTCTATGTAGTTAATTAACTGTAGTGTTCATAAACCAATGTGATATAGATTGTGATATAGATTTGACAGTAGGTTATGTAATGAATTCAACATAAGAGGACGATTCTCTgaacaaaacaatgtttctTTAGTTTCCAGAGGCATCAAACAGCTTCTTCCTGCCCTCCATACCAGACATGGCCTCCACGTTCTTACGCCAGTCAGTCACCTCCTCTTTCTGTAGGAAACATAACTTGTTAGATTAACAGCCCAGCTAAAACCGATACAACCATTACCTGCTGTGCTTTTTTGGTTAGTATTTTTTAGATCATAACCCAATATGAGGCTCACCTTTTCATCCTCctttttgacagttttgagGTTGGCCTTGAAGTCAAAGGACTCTTTGTGTTTGGAGCCCAGCAGCACACTCAGCATGGCCTCAGCTGAAATCTTCACTCTCTTCAGGTTTGGTTTCTTGAACTTACTCTGCATCTCAGTGATCTTCAGTTTCATGTTGTCCATCTGGGCAGAGGGTTCGAGCAGATCGATTGATGTAACATACattgcaattatttttgttcatgacCAAAATGGAGAGGGAAGTATCATATTCCATATAAAACTGGGATTTATCAATGTGTCTGCAATCACCCTGTATATCTTAAGCCATTTGGATAATGAGACTCTTGATGCAGATATAAAATGTCATGGATCACAATGGAGAAGGTGTTATTTTCCTACATTTGGAACTGAGCTGAGTTGTAAAATATTatgaaagaagacaaaaatTAGGGACAAAGATAAGTACCACACCCTATCTATAAGAttctgttttgtcttgtttttcctcagtgttgCCACTTGGAGGCagtgtttgtacatttttactttGTCCTCATGGTGATAACAAGCTAACATTTCCATTTATTCTTAAATGGCTTACCTCAGTGTCATTTTTGGAAACCTTGAGGCCAATATCGTAACGCTCCTCATCGACAACATCAATCTTGTGGTGCAAGTCTTTGCACAGATCCTGTGAAACACAGTATGAGTCTCCTCTACTGAATCTGAAAATGTGTCATGAATGCTAATAGCAAGAGCTATAGTTACTGAGAGACaaacatttgcattcatttatatttgagCGAAAATACCTGCAGTTCTTGCAAAGAAAGACCAGACAGATTTAGAGGAGGAAGTCTTTCTGCCATAGCCACCTCCTTCTCCCTTTCActctgctccttctcctcctgcagcatcTCAGCAGCAACTGCCAACAGTCTGatctaaaacagaaaaaaaaaatcaacataaaatgattttgttatttaatcAATCTCAAGGCCAATTAGAGCACACAAAATGCCACAAGTACAACTAAATATCAACACTGTCAATCACTTCTTCTGATCCTACAACTCAGCCACACCATTCACAACCCACCAAATCAAACAGCGtaaattctttattttaaatactatattaaaaacaacatcacagcgAAACAAAACCTTACCTTCAACCCCAGCCTTCGGGAGGAAGAGATCTTTGACTTTTTCTAGAATTCAAAACGTAAATAATATTCATTGTCTACAAACTAGACAACACAGCGTAGTGAAGTACAATTGGCATATATGATTAAATAGGACTGAAAAAATGGGTTTATACTCACAGGTCTGTTGAAGCATTAACATG
Encoded proteins:
- the LOC131469872 gene encoding troponin I, slow skeletal muscle-like, which translates into the protein MTMLESEKQVRKDERERTLAERVPSLQMSGLSVQDLQTLCKELHQKIDVVDEVRYDIAAKVTKNDKEVQDLSQKIFELKGKMKRPNLRRVRVSADAMLGALLGCKVKESVDFKANLKTVKKEEEKKEEVTDWRKNVDAMSGMEGRKKLFNAGQ
- the LOC131469874 gene encoding troponin I, slow skeletal muscle-like; translated protein: MLQEEKEQSEREKEVAMAERLPPLNLSGLSLQELQDLCKDLHHKIDVVDEERYDIGLKVSKNDTEMDNMKLKITEMQSKFKKPNLKRVKISAEAMLSVLLGSKHKESFDFKANLKTVKKEDEKKEEVTDWRKNVEAMSGMEGRKKLFDASGN